One Curtobacterium sp. MCLR17_007 DNA window includes the following coding sequences:
- a CDS encoding CDP-alcohol phosphatidyltransferase family protein — MTDPQHDAPHPDHGRDRYAHPSSIAQLRAVAQPDEVRSRANAEHWTAALYLRDVSPYLTWVLLKTRVSANQVTGLMILVGWSVAAALLIPGIWGAALALVLGQLQMLVDCSDGEVARWRGTRSPAGVFLDKVGHYTTEGLIPIALGVRAATWPVHGADWMWTTIGCALGLVIVLNKALNDMVHVARANSGLEKLVDRRDATTAPSGRRLASLRRVARFLPFHRLYHSVELSILAFVFALIGLVIGHPLTDRVLVGALLPLAVIATAGHFLAIMSSKRVRA, encoded by the coding sequence TTGACCGATCCCCAGCACGACGCCCCACACCCCGACCACGGTCGGGACCGGTACGCGCACCCGTCCTCGATCGCCCAGCTCCGCGCGGTCGCCCAGCCGGACGAGGTCCGGTCACGCGCGAACGCCGAGCACTGGACGGCGGCCCTGTACCTGCGCGACGTCTCGCCGTACCTGACGTGGGTGCTGCTGAAGACCCGGGTCAGCGCGAACCAGGTCACCGGCCTGATGATCCTGGTGGGCTGGTCGGTCGCCGCGGCGCTGCTGATCCCGGGGATCTGGGGAGCGGCACTGGCACTCGTGCTCGGGCAGCTGCAGATGCTGGTCGACTGCTCTGACGGCGAGGTCGCGCGATGGCGCGGCACACGCTCGCCAGCGGGGGTGTTCCTCGACAAGGTCGGGCACTACACGACCGAGGGGCTCATCCCGATCGCACTCGGCGTGCGAGCGGCGACCTGGCCCGTCCACGGTGCCGACTGGATGTGGACGACGATCGGCTGTGCGCTCGGGCTGGTGATCGTGCTCAACAAGGCACTCAACGACATGGTGCACGTCGCCCGCGCGAACTCCGGTCTCGAGAAGCTGGTCGACCGCCGTGACGCGACCACGGCACCGTCTGGCCGACGTCTGGCATCGCTCCGCCGGGTGGCCCGCTTCCTGCCGTTCCACCGCCTGTACCACTCCGTCGAGCTGTCGATCCTGGCGTTCGTGTTCGCGCTGATCGGCCTGGTGATCGGTCATCCGCTGACCGACCGGGTCCTGGTCGGGGCGCTGCTTCCGCTGGCCGTCATCGCCACCGCCGGACACTTCCTGGCGATCATGTCGTCCAAGCGGGTGCGCGCGTGA
- a CDS encoding glycosyltransferase yields MTPGTLRRHALPGRERPRVGVVSLSQGTRPDDLRRGLESVLAQHDVELDVVCVGNGWDPTDLPEGVRSLALPENIGIPAGRNAGAEVVEGDYLFFLDDDASIPSETFLRDAIALFGADPSLGLVQPRVVDPAGAASPLRWVPRIRKGDAGASSPVFSVWEGAVVLPTDVYRAVGGWGAPYFYAHEGIELAWRVWDAGRRAWYAGELVAHHPAIDPARHSEYVRLNARNRVWLARRNLPAVLRPLYVGSWAAIQTARWWHRPRQLRVWLAGIREGWTTDCGPARPMGWLTIGRMTLAGRPPVV; encoded by the coding sequence GTGACTCCGGGCACACTGCGTCGGCACGCGCTGCCCGGTCGCGAGCGACCGCGGGTCGGCGTCGTCAGCCTGTCGCAGGGCACGCGACCGGACGACCTGCGCCGCGGGCTCGAGAGCGTGCTGGCGCAGCATGACGTCGAGCTCGACGTGGTCTGTGTCGGCAACGGGTGGGACCCGACCGATCTGCCGGAGGGCGTGCGTTCGCTGGCGCTGCCGGAGAACATCGGGATCCCCGCGGGGCGGAACGCCGGTGCCGAGGTCGTCGAGGGGGACTACCTGTTCTTCCTGGACGACGACGCGTCGATCCCGTCCGAGACGTTCCTGCGGGACGCGATCGCCCTGTTCGGTGCCGATCCGTCGCTCGGGCTCGTCCAGCCGCGGGTCGTCGACCCAGCCGGTGCGGCGAGCCCCCTGCGCTGGGTGCCGCGCATCCGGAAGGGCGACGCGGGTGCGTCGTCTCCGGTGTTCTCGGTCTGGGAGGGCGCCGTCGTGCTGCCGACCGACGTGTACCGCGCCGTCGGCGGGTGGGGAGCGCCGTACTTCTACGCACACGAGGGCATCGAGCTCGCGTGGCGGGTGTGGGACGCCGGGCGTCGAGCCTGGTACGCCGGTGAACTGGTTGCACACCATCCGGCGATCGACCCGGCCCGGCACAGCGAGTACGTCCGCCTGAACGCCCGCAACCGTGTCTGGCTCGCCCGCCGGAACCTGCCCGCGGTGCTTCGACCCCTGTACGTCGGGTCCTGGGCCGCGATCCAGACCGCCCGGTGGTGGCATCGTCCGCGCCAGCTGCGCGTGTGGTTGGCCGGGATCCGCGAGGGCTGGACCACCGACTGCGGGCCGGCACGCCCCATGGGGTGGCTGACGATCGGTCGGATGACCCTGGCCGGACGCCCGCCCGTCGTCTGA